TTTTCCAAGGATGATAACAATGTTTGACGAAATTGAGAACAAAGTGAAATAGGGAGAAAGATTATTGCtaaataacatttataaatatttaatacagTTTAATGTTCACGATATGAAATGTTCATTTTTGTAAACCTAactcatttatttttaaaccttAAACCATAAATCAATTTATGATAAAGATAAAGGAGTGTTTCGGAAAAACAGACTAATAAATGGTAGGTAGTCCAagattaaattcaaaaacaaaagaatATTATTGTTGCTAACACTTGTAACAAATGTAGTATTTTTATAAtcctaatttatttattttttaatcttaAACCATAAATCAATTTATGTTAGATTAAGGAGAGTGTCGAAGGTAGACCAagactatttttaaaaatataaaagaacaTTATTGTTGCTAACACTTCGAGTGGTACACCTTTTCTACAATAAGaaattatgattatgattatggtcATTTTAAAACCTTATCGCCATTCTTTATAGTACTTAAAGTTAAGATAATCTCAGCGCCAGGAATGAGGGTAAAAGGAAGGCTAAGTAAACCAAGTCATGGGCATAGTAATTCTCTATTCAGTGGGGATTTTTATTGTTAAAACTgaattaaaatacaaaaggAGCTTGTTATGTAATGCGAATTATTGCATCAGTTAATAAAGCCCGTGTGACGTGATAAAATTCACTTCAATCAAACGCCATTGCATATATTGTAGACACCCAGAAATATTTCTTAATGAATATCAATAACGATTCCGTTGCGCACTTCATGTGTTCCCCTCCAGAATTCTACCATGCACCCTTCGGCTGAACAAGCTGATGAGCTTGGCGGGCAGCGACTGCCTGTGCATCATCGACCGCGAGGCGGTTCCCAACGAGCTGAAGGCCGTCTTCGATGAGCACCGCAGCTATGACAAGTCCTTCGACAGCAGTGTGTCCTGCTTCAAGGCTCCCAATGTGGACCAACCGGTGGTCTATGCCCCCGTCTCCGAACTCACCGACTACGACGATGTGAGGAGCTACCAGGCGGCGGCCAAGAAGTCCATGGAGAAGGTGCTCAAGGTTGGTATATCTCTTTTCTGTTTCAATAttcaagaaattaaaaaaaaatatcgttTTTTTTGGGGAAAATGTATAAACCACTATCGTTATATAACTATTTTTGGGTCTTCAAATTATATAGACTATTCTGCAGTTTTTTGATAATGCTAAAATCACAAtaggatattttaaaaaagaaaaaatttttttcttacgAAAATGTTTTGATAGTCGCCGTGTTTTGATATTGTTAAAGCCACAAATGGTGGACTTTGCTTAAGTTTCCACGTAGACTTTTAaaaccaaactaaaaaaatatttcaaatccTTAAATGATTTGATCCTTAAATGTTTGAAGAATATGTACTTTAATTgagtataatttatttttcaaagtagaaaaatttaaaacgcTGGAACTATGATAGTTAAGCAAAAATActtaatacatattttttcggCAGGCTGGCTTCCGAACACCTTTGCTGTTTGTGCCTAAAGTGCAGCGTTTCCCCGAGGTCGAGCTCTGCACCGTTCTTGGAGCCCTGGAGCAGCTTTATGTGGTAAGTATggcttaatttattttaatttataaattagcTTAGATCATTTTAAAAATCCCATTTTAACACACTTTTTTCTTTCAGCCCATTCAACTGCGTGAGGCAGGAACTTGCAAGGACACCCGTGTGACTACGCTCAGTGTCCAGATAGACGATCCAAGGGCGGAATCGATCTTCCAGGAAGCTCTCATTTTGGAGGCTGGTCGCTTTGTGGCCCGTGACATCGGAGTTGGGGATCCAGAGCGCATGACCCCCATCCAGGTGGAGAAGTACATCAAGCCGCTGTTCGACAAACTGAATGTGAACGTTATCAGTGACTCGAAGGTCCTGCAGAAGGAGTATCCGCTGTTTGCGGCTGTGAACCGGGCTGCAGATGCCGTCGAGCGTCACCGCGGTCGTATCATTTTCCTGGAGTACAAGCCCCCGAAGCCAGCGAGAAAGACTCTGATGCTGGTCGGCAAGGGAGTGACCTATGACACCGGTGGCGCTGACATCAAGGCCGGAGGTGTGATGGCCGGCATGTCGCGCGACAAGTGTGGAGCAGCTGCTGCAGCTGGATTCATGCAGGTGGTCAGCCAACTCCAGCCCGAAGATGTCCATGTCGTGGTGGCCCTGTGCATGGTCCGCAATTCCGTGGGCGAGGAGTGCTATGTGGCCGATGAGATCATCACCTCGCGAGCAGGCCTCCATGTCAGGATTGGAAACACCGATGCCGAGGGTCGTATGTGCATGACCGATGCCCTCTGCCGCATGAAGGAGATGGTCGTGGAGCAGAATCTCCCCGATCCCCATCTGTTCACCATTGCCACTTTGACTGGACACGCCTTCATCTCGGCCGGAGAGGGGCAGTCGATTGCCATCGACAACAGCGTGGCCCACCGCGAGGATCACGCCAGGAGGCTGCAGGCTGCTGGCCAGACCTTCGGCGAACCCTTCGAGATTTCCATTCTCCGTCCCAGCGACTTTGCCTTCAACGCGGGCAAGGTGATTGGCGAGGATCTGGTGCAAGCCAATAATGCCCCATCGGTGAGGACTCCTCGTGGACACCAGGTGCCAGCCGCCTTTATGATCATGGCTTCTGGACTGGACAAACATGGACTGGACTCGAAGCTGCCGATCAAGTATACCCATATCGATATTGCCGGCAGTGCCGGTGAGCACCCAGCTATGCCCACAGCAGCCCCTCTGGTTTCCCTTGTCAAGACCCATCTTCAGAAGTAAATCCTTTCAATCTTACATATTTATCGTGAAGGAAATACTGCCGAACACTACATACCGTACTTATACACTAATATGATTATACCCATCCAACAATATTATCTTTCTGTCCACTAACTACATCACTGTTCTTAATAAAGGCACCATAAAATGATTTCAGATTGTATTTAAATAAGTATAATATTATTACCATTTCAAATACCAGAGAACTCTTATATTACAGTTACTGCCAGTTCATTTAACattccaaaaataataatcCTTGAACTTCGGCAgtcaaaataatataatacagAGAGGAAAACACATTTTAGAAAAGGAAAAGAAATGATATGGAAATGATAAAGTAGAAAATAAAAAGCGCCCAACTGATATTCAAGTAGTATTACAATCCCATAGTAGTGAATGTGAATAGGCCCCATTTGTTGGGCATATAAGAAACTCCGTGTGGGGATGCAGGCCTTAAGGTTCTTGGgcctttatttcttttttattattactGCATTTCCCAGCTGCATTGTTTGCATAATTGGCGGGTGCTCTGCATTTCGAGTTCTTGTTGGCCATCTATGGTACGGCTCAGGCTCATCCTCTTCCCCTTCTCAGTCCCCTTCAACAGCCTTTTCTTTTCAGCTTTCCAGCCTTCTTCTTTTTAGATTGGCCCACAGAACCTAGAACCCGTTACTCGCTTCTTGGCCATGCTCTTCGCTTTGGGCCTCGTTCCGGGGAGCTTGGGCCTGCAACTTGGCTCTGCTGTCAGCTGTCGCATGTGTCGTGGTACCGTTATTGCCTGGCTTCGGAAACTCGGTCAAGAGTGTCTCATTCATGCTGTGATTGCATAATATACCGTTGCCTCTAGTTGGCCTTCTTCTGCCTGCACTGCGGAGCCGAGTCTTCCCGTTCTTGGCCGTTCTCCCGGGCCGACTTGGTTCCTCCTCCTTCTCCTCTGGGTGCGCTTCTGCTTCGGCTTCTGGGTAATTTATTGACAGTCACACTGGCCACTTTTGGTCATCTGGCCAAGTCGGGAGACTTTGGCTCTGACCGGGCTAACGGTACTTATTATTGATGAACGTAAAAGTCTTTTGCGCTGACTTCTCTCCCATTTTCGCCCCGTTAGTGTGAATTTATTGCCAATGCGGCACGATCCACAAAACAGCGGAAAAAAGAAGATCTTCGGGATTGAAGGAAGCTTTCTGGCTTCTTGACCATTTAACGGACCGCACCAAGAGTTGACCTGATTATGGCAGGACTGGTTAACGGTTTCCTGGATGCTGTCTTGTAGAGACTACTGCTGAATCTGGTTCATATGGTAGATGATTAATCGATTGGGCCAGAGCATCAATTTGTAAAGGTCTGAGATTAAGGAAGAGTGTAAGGTTTTATATTCATGGCGAAAGGATTTAACAAGTTCTTGCActggaaactttaatttttattttaatttttatttttaaatcagaaatatattacaaaaaaggATTTTGAGCACAATTTTAAGCACAACtggtaaaaataatataatattgtCAGGATCTTTTCAATCTAttgccacaaaaaaaaaaaatgaatgtAGCTTTTAGTGCCTTTTTAGGCAAAATCCCACATTTAATTGGCTTTGAGATCctttaaaaatggtaaaacACCATTTTTCAAATAGTTAGAAATCAGACAATATTTTGGTTTCATTAAGTAATCCAAAAGTGGGAAACAATTtttgaatacattttataagTAAACAAGATATTTGAATTGAATAATGAATCGGATCATAGCAAATCAGCTGACTGGTCGGCTGCCCCCCAGTAAGACACATCAAAACAACCCAAACAGCAATGAGGAACAGCAATCCGGTATGGACAATCACCAAAACACCTTGTCAATTGGGCGCTTGTCTTTTGGAAGCAGACGAACTGGCTCCAAGtgtgtgttgctgttgctgttgcagttgctccCCGATCCATAAAGTCGCGAAAACGGCAAATGAAGAAAACATACCACTGGGGACTTGGGACTTGGGAGTTGAGACGTCGGTGGTGGCGGCGACGGCATTAATAATAGCAAACAACAGACAAGCAACACCAAATGAGGGGGgctgtgttgctgttgctgttgctgctagCTGCTTGTTGCAACTTGCAACTCTTGCaccggcagcagcagcagcagcaacaaccacTTGGAGCAGCAAACGACAGAAATGATCTTAAATGAATGCGGAAGTTTTTCTTGGGGTTTCGTAACCAGctacagcagcagcagcagcaactgcagcagcaacaccaaagAGGTCGCAATTCCAGTGGCAGCAATGTTGCTACATTTATGTACATGTGTTTGTCGGCCAGTCGATGCCGTGAGCCTATAATCATAGATGCTGCTGGCTAGGTCGAAAGCAGCCCAGTCCATGGacatattaaaattaatccAATGATTGCAGCGGCAGCCGCTTGAAAATTGTTAGCCAATTTGGTAGCCCCTTGGCAGCCTGTTGGCCTCACTTGAGTAAGCAGGGAGCGTGTGAATCGGAAGCTGAGGCAGCAGCTCCAGCTGCCCATAGTCATTTGATCCTGGCCAAAAGCTTTCCCATGTGCCCAGCCAGTTGGAAGATGatgcagcaccagcagcagcagctgcttcTGAGATCATCCAGTTTTCGAGCTGCTGAAGTTCAAGGCTGCCAGGATCCATATTGAATGTCCTCCCCCGCCTGCAGTTGCTCATTCATGGGCCACGAATCGAATCCCTTAGCCTGGGTGGGCCCTGGCCAAACAGATCCTGCCTGGGAACAGACAAATTTCTGCATAAACCCATAAATATCAAGTTGATCTAAACGGGATACCCAGAGGCGCCGGCGCCCTGAACTTGAAAATCCAACAAGGCCGACAAGTCACGTAGCGAACGCCTTGACAACTCATAAATAAACGCTAAATTATGAACTCCAGTCGAATTTCGAATAGGAATTGAAATGTTTTTGCCACACCAACAGATTTTCCCTGGCCAGCAGCCGCACAGGAAAACGCAAGCAATCGGCAACCCGcagtaaaataaatacacctggaaaaatatataaaattattgCCATTggtaaaaataacaaaattaacCATCCGTATTCCTTCGAAAGCAATAAAAATTAGTGCTTTAACATAAACTTATATCAACAACCGTATTATGTGATAATTTTGAAAGTAAGAATTCTGAAAACGGTATTTTAGGAactttcttaatatttaaactGCATAACTACAATCAAGAAAATAAACCTTTTTCAAAATCCCTTCTGCATGATGTACTTTGTACTACAAATCATTTTTAgttaaaatatacaaattaaaacataaaatagaTTGTATTCTTACAAAACTtcattgaaaaatcaaagaataGTACAGATTCCTTGAGCATATCCGTCATTACAATTAAGAaagttatatttatattatattatttcttcAGAATATCTTTCCCAGAAACAATTTTCTTTAGAATCTTATTTAAAtgacaaaaatattaatataagtATCCGGCATTTTTTCACAAAGGGTTGAATTGTAAAAATTTCTCTGTGTGCAGAAAAGGCGCCTCATAATCCATAATATTGTGTCATGTTCATGATCAACGCGGCCTCAGCCTTGGTGAGGAAAATGTATGACCGGCCCACACCTTGGTGGCAAAATTATTCGGAAAACTCCTCGCCGAGCGAATGAAAGTAAGAGAAAGGCCCGAAAACCAAAGTCGAAaactaaaaaccaaaaaccaaaaacaaccGACAACCGAATTCGACTCGCTCGCCGGCTAATGAAGTGGTAAAAAGGGGCTTGGAAAACGGCATGCCATTGCATTTGGTGTTGGTGTGGCATTTGGTGTTGCATTTGGTGTTTGGTGTTGCCACCAACGCCGTTTTCAATGGTGTTGCAGTGTTGCTATTACCTCCTCCGAGCGGAGCGCAGTTGGCTTGCCATTTTTATGGCCTCTTTGGGTAAAATGCTTACAACTGCGCCGGGGACGGGGGTAAAATTATGAATTTTTACTTTCACCGCATGTGGCAATTTCAGGTTTGCCAGCGGGCTTGAACTTGAGGCACAGGCAAATGCAGGGGCAGAGTCGAAGGCGGCAATTGTCAAGGCTGCCAAAGGTCACAAGACCCAGTACAACGAAAGGTGTGGTCGGGCCGATAAGCGGGTTTAAACACCACGAGACATCGGATGCAGATACCCTATCTATATGGAGATGAAGAAGGATGATAAGGTATGGACAATTTTAAAGTGGGgttacattttaatatttttttaattatggGATTATGACTTTGACTATATACTATAATTCTAAAAATAGTTCTTAGttatatacatttaaattaaaaataatggtTACCTTATTTTTAAGCGCTTGAAATGTTACTATCTAGACTATCAATATagttttatttcaaaaatgtaaataacatacatatatgtatataatggGAGTATTATGCTTACAGATGGAAATGCAACTTAAATTATGTTCATAATAATGCAACGATTGTAAGTCttaattaaattcaataattAGCCAATTACGGGGTATAATATCGCTTAATTATGTGTGCAATTTCACTAATGTTGAAACCAGAAGATGTCTTTTATTTGTAAAGACTTCCAgctaaattgaaatttttttagatAGAAAATATGaagccaatattaaaaaaattagtgTTGAAGccacaaataattttaattatactATGAAAATACGCAACAATACTTTCCCTAATTTTTCTTCGGTGTGCTTCACACAGATGCATTTGAACCAGGCTCACACCGTTGCAGCCAGATCATAATTGATTGCCGaggtaaatatttttatggtCAGGGCCGAAATCACTTTTGGCCAAGCGAGAGCGAAGTTTGCCAACCAATTTGCTTTTAATCTAGCCTGATGAAGATGTCCGCCGATGAGAGGCGATTGGATTAGCAGACCACAAAAGATATGGCCCGGGAATCTGAGCAGTGAACACCCATACAGCTGCGACAGCATGCTGCAACATTTCCGCATTTTGGCCAAAAGAGAGTGGCGAGGTGCTCTTAAGCCCCACGATACTCTTAGGCCCCAACCGATTTTTCGAGGTTCGCTTCAAACTGGCTTACTCGGCAGAGCGGCCGGGCCCAAAAGGTTTGAGCCAGGTTCGCTTCGGCCCGGTTGGATCTTCGGCTCCATGAAGGCAACAATACGTCACTAGGGTGAACGTACTCGCGGATGTTAGTGGGTCACTATTTGTACGGTCAACGAACCTTTGGCCGCTTGTAAATACAACAAAAGAAAAAGCCTGGCCAGCAACTTGCTTTCTTTCTTAACTTTTCTCACACACAAGCAGGCCGTACAGCCCGTACAGCCCATACAACCCATACCATTGCCCAGCGATCCGATCCAGAGATGACTCTCGTCTCTCGTCTTGACTGACTTGACTGGTTGACTTGCAGTCGTAATTTACTTGGGCTATAGGTTGATCGTCAACATCCCCAGCCCCCCCATGGAATCCCCCGCTCAGTTGCATCCTGCTGGCCCGGCCTGGCCGTATTTGTTGCCATTTCGGTTGCATTGGCCAAGATGAGGTGAAGCTGGAGCTGGGGAAGGGGCTTTGGTTGGGATGAAGCTGCAGCTCTCCAGCTCCAGGCAGCTGCATTGCTTGGTGTTCTTATTATGCCCCAAACAGGTCCATGGGAGGCTCAGGCTCAGGCTCAAGCTCTGGCTATGGCTTTGGTTTGGCTTGGTTTTCACATGATTATCATGATCATCATTACCATCCGCAGCCACATTAATATCGTCATCTTCGGGCCAACTGTGCGAACGGGAGGCAAAATCCAGCCAGACTGAGACGGCCAGCTCCGTTCACATGCAAGTTTTCGCCGGCTGGGCTGGCATGACTTGTGGTGTTTGACTTGTGTGTAAGTCAGTCCATAGAAATGCATTTCCGCATATTTTACACCACTAAAAAGTCCAAAAAGAAGGaggaagaaaaaaaattggagagaaaaaaaataaaggaaaaacatatacatatgtttGTTTACTCTTTTGTTGTGGGGCGTTCGTTAGCTCCATCTCCGGGTAATTGAAACCATAATCATTATCTGCTGCCTGCAGCCTTCTGCGGCCTCTCAATCAGCTCAGTTCGGTTCAGTTGTTGCCGCTCCATTATAATGGAGTAATTATGGCGTGTTCGAGAGTCGGGAATGCTCTGCACTGGACCTCAATGCCAAACAATTCCCTTTTGTCATGATATGGCCTTATCTGTCGCTCCTCCGCTCGCCAAGTTCCCCTGATAAGGTGTTACTGAACCCCATGGAGCTCGACTTGGTTCACCCCTCTCCAGTCATTTGCATTATCTCCGAATATTCATGCTGAATTCTCGAAACCCCATCGGAATgggaatattatttaaatcttataAGCTTCTGCGAAGCATTGAAATGTTAAGCACATGCTGTATTCGAATTTGGGTTGTCGATTTGTCGTTCTTATTATAAAGATATGAATTCAAAAGTCATCGTTTAAATGGAGAacgagaaatatttttgtaacttTGACTATTGTTCTGCAACCTCTGCGTATGAAATACTCTTAAAACACgttacaaacattttttttttgatatttggAGTTCTTAGATAGTATATCGATTGCAAGCGACCTTTCTAATATTCCCATGTTCATGTAGTTGCCAACGAATCCATCATTCTAACACTTTTATGGCCAACCATCCATCAACTTTCTTCAACCGACCTGGGCTAGCTATCTTTCTACGAACTTCTTTATCATTAGGAGTGCACGATCATGCCAATAAAAGAAAGAAATCACGGCCCGCGATCGTTCGCCATGGTAACAAACTTAATGCATTCCGCGTTAAAGTGTCAATGATCTCGTTACCGAAAAAGAACGAAGAGCTTCAAACATTTCACGCACCGGAGTTCATTGTACCACAGAATTCGACGGAGGGCCACAGAGACATGGCCACCATATGGCAAAGTCTTTCGTAGATATAGATACAGTCGAAATTCCCTAACTCATACTTTACCAGCCTAATTTTTTGGGGGCCCTAATAAAATTCAAGTCTATGGAAATAAGTTCCTAAACTTTTATTTTCGTAAATCTTATTATCCAAGGGTCCCACTAAATTCAAAGTTGGTATGGTTTAAGCAAGATGGTTTTTGAGTTAGGAACATAAGATAGATAAGCCTTTTAAAGATttccaaacatttttttaacttttctttttaaagCATCACtgggaaattaaaattttaaagtcatcttttttttgtatatctaAATTGAATTTTCTCAATTGTTAACTTCAATAAAGTGcaaattttctaattttatcataaaGTTTGAGCTAAAGAAGTCTGACTGTAGCCGATAGACAGCTGAAAAAGGGAAGAAAGGGGCAGCTCCATTGGTGGTAATGGCCAAATCATGCACGAGCTTTTGCAGAAAGAAGATAAATTAATATGGTCAGCATGTCATGAATTAGCTTTCTTCCTATAGCTGCGCTCCGACTTTAGAGCCCGGCTTCTGCCACTTGGCTACTTGGCTATCCCAGAAACAAGGcaacaaacaaatacaacacgGTATCACACACGGCACACAAACTTTCACGCAAAACGTCCATTCAACTCCGGGCTGAAATAGAAAAAGAATCAGAGGTAGAATCAGAATCAGAAGCAGAATCAGATCcgaaagcagcagcagaccaTAGACAGGGATAGGTATACGAATACGTATAAATTCCCATAAATCAGCTGTGAGCCAAAGGGTCAAATACCTCGTGGCGGGCTAAAAATTACACACGAACATGTGTTGAAAGgagaaattaaaacaaaattagttttacacgCTGACCAGCTGGGGAAAGAGAGAAAAATAGAGCAGCGTTAGAGAGATGGAATACAAACAATGCACCGTgaaacaacttaattaatcACCAAAATTAAGGTCAAATTAATAGGCTATTGATAACTGATCTATTTCACATgggaaaactataaaaaaatagtatatttatgtttatataGTAAATCAAAGTATTAATTTTTGCTATTATGGATTATTTGATTACtgttttttaaacatttcaaacaatgtataaaaaattgataaaaatatttcttatattattaaatattgtatGGATAAGTTTTATCCTTTTCAAAGACTGATCTAGCACTGCTTTAAATAATCTAGAATGGCTTTTGCCTAATTGCCCCTGAAATACCATTTATCACGCATTCGCCACGCCCCCTCCAAAGGTTTGTTCCAATTTTGTTCCACCTAAAAAGCAAAAGCTGCTTAGACTCGAATAGAACTTCCTCATCACCACATGTGCCCACATTGATACGAACTCTTCGGCGGAGGATCAGTGGGAATCGGAGTGTTGGAAGAAAGCGAACCAACAAAATTAAACACAAAGAAGAAAGGAAACTAACATCGACAATCCGACgtttctatacccttgcaggtcgttccCGTGGTAGCATTGTATATAAAAAGATCTTCgatttttaataaacataaaactaattacagaaatattaacataatgttatattttaatttagtacCGTCTACGTTTACCGAAAACGATATATAAcggtatttgtatttttttgatattatttatccgatcgttcctatggctacaaaatataatttatttttttaaattttgaaatagaaaaagaatgatattcccaagagTAGAAGTTAATATGTCAAGGAACACCAAAGTTATAATATGtttgttaaatatatttttttaatcgtTCCAATGGGAGCTATACGATATACGAGTATAGTACGTGCAACAGAAAAAAGACTTTGGGAAGGTTTCATctcgatagctttaaaactgagagacccGACAGACATACGG
This region of Drosophila subpulchrella strain 33 F10 #4 breed RU33 unplaced genomic scaffold, RU_Dsub_v1.1 Primary Assembly Seq354, whole genome shotgun sequence genomic DNA includes:
- the LOC119560655 gene encoding putative aminopeptidase W07G4.4, with product MGIEKILPCTLRLNKLMSLAGSDCLCIIDREAVPNELKAVFDEHRSYDKSFDSSVSCFKAPNVDQPVVYAPVSELTDYDDVRSYQAAAKKSMEKVLKAGFRTPLLFVPKVQRFPEVELCTVLGALEQLYVPIQLREAGTCKDTRVTTLSVQIDDPRAESIFQEALILEAGRFVARDIGVGDPERMTPIQVEKYIKPLFDKLNVNVISDSKVLQKEYPLFAAVNRAADAVERHRGRIIFLEYKPPKPARKTLMLVGKGVTYDTGGADIKAGGVMAGMSRDKCGAAAAAGFMQVVSQLQPEDVHVVVALCMVRNSVGEECYVADEIITSRAGLHVRIGNTDAEGRMCMTDALCRMKEMVVEQNLPDPHLFTIATLTGHAFISAGEGQSIAIDNSVAHREDHARRLQAAGQTFGEPFEISILRPSDFAFNAGKVIGEDLVQANNAPSVRTPRGHQVPAAFMIMASGLDKHGLDSKLPIKYTHIDIAGSAGEHPAMPTAAPLVSLVKTHLQK